A genomic region of Sylvia atricapilla isolate bSylAtr1 chromosome 19, bSylAtr1.pri, whole genome shotgun sequence contains the following coding sequences:
- the RBM18 gene encoding probable RNA-binding protein 18 isoform X1 — MEPGRQALPLENASILSEGALQDGHRLWIGNLDPKITEYHLLKLLQKFGKVKQFDFLFHKSGALEGQPRGYCFVNFETKQEAEKAIQCLNGKLALSKKLVVRWAHAQVKRYDHNKNEKILPISLEPSSSTEPPQSNLSVSAKIKAIEAKLKMMAENPDAEYPAAPVYSYFKPPDKKRTTPYSRAAWKSRR; from the exons ATGGAGCCGGGCCGCCAGGCGCTGCCGCTGGAGAACGCCTCCATCCTCTCCGAGGGCGCGCTGCAGGACGGGCACCGCCTGTGGATCGGTAACCTGGACCCCAAGATCACCGA aTATCACCTCCTCAAACTCCTTCAGAAGTTTGGCAAAGTGAAGCAATTTGACTTTCTCTTCCACAAGTCTGGTGCTCTGGAAGGGCAGCCCAGGGGTTACTGTTTTGTCAACTTTGAAACCAAGCAG gaagcagagaaggCGATCCAGTGTCTCAATGGGAAGCTGGCCCTTTCCAAGAAACTGGTGGTGCGGTGGGCACACGCACAAGTCAAG AGATATGATCAcaataaaaatgagaagatCCTTCCAATCAGTCTGGAGCCATCTTCCAGCACGGAGCCACCCCAGTCCAACCTAAG tgtCAGTGCAAAAATAAAGGCCATCGAAGCCAAGCTGAAAATGATGGCAGAAAATCCAGACGCAGAATACCCTGCAGCACCTGTTTATTCTTACTTCAAACCACCGGATAAGAAAAGGACTACTCCTtactccagagctgcctggaaatCCAGAAGATGA
- the MRRF gene encoding ribosome-recycling factor, mitochondrial: protein MAVVLRCLRPLPALLLRSSCALSRPQAPRGCPAPLLEGCRHCGQHMLLSRQLATKKAKGKGQSQAKVNISAALVEDIINLEETSEDMQAVIEALKEDFSRNLNVRTSPGALDHITVMTKDGKFPLNQLGQISQKSPQLMIVNMTNFPESTAAAAKAIRESGMNLNPEVDGTVIRVPVPKVTREHRESLAKLAKQSTNKSKEALRKVRSKSITQVKKFKSSVSEDTIRLLEKQIQQMADEAATEMDKLLAAKTKELLG from the exons ATGGCTGTGGTGCTCAGGTGCCTCCGTCCTCTCCCGGCCCTGCTGCTCCGTTCCTCCTGCGCCCTGAGCAGGCCCCAGGCTCCCAGAGGAtgcccagccccactgctggaGGGCTGCAGGCACTGTGGCCAGCACATGCTGCTCAGCAGACAGCTGGCCaccaaaaaag CTAAAGGTAAAGGGCAGAGTCAAGCCAAAGTGAATATCAGTGCTGCTCTAGTTGAGGATATTATCAATTTGGAGGAAACCAGTGAAGATATGCAGGCAGTCATCGAAGCTCTGAAGGAAGATTTCAGCAGAAATCTCAATGTTAGAACCTCACCAG GGGCCCTGGATCACATAACTGTGATGACAAAGGATGGGAAGTTTCCTCTGAACCAGCTGGGGCAGATCTCACAGAAGTCACCGCAGCTCATGATAGTGAACATGACCAATTTTCCCGAG agcacagctgcagctgccaaggCAATAAGGGAGAGTGGCATGAACCTGAACCCAGAGGTGGACGGGACGGTGATTCGGGTGCCAGTTCCCAA GGTCACgagggagcacagggagagccTGGCCAAGCTGGCCAAGCAGTCCACCAACAAGTCCAAAGAGGCCCTGAGAAAGGTGAGAAGCAAAAGCATCACCCAAGTAAAGAAGTTCAAGAGCAGTGTGTCAGAAGATACCATCAGACTGCTGGAGAAGCAg ATCCAGCAAATGGCAGACGAGGCTGCCACGGAGATGGACAAGCTGCTGGCAGCCAAGACCAAGGAGCTGCTTGGATAA
- the RBM18 gene encoding probable RNA-binding protein 18 isoform X2, whose protein sequence is MEPGRQALPLENASILSEGALQDGHRLWIGNLDPKITEYHLLKLLQKFGKVKQFDFLFHKSGALEGQPRGYCFVNFETKQRYDHNKNEKILPISLEPSSSTEPPQSNLSVSAKIKAIEAKLKMMAENPDAEYPAAPVYSYFKPPDKKRTTPYSRAAWKSRR, encoded by the exons ATGGAGCCGGGCCGCCAGGCGCTGCCGCTGGAGAACGCCTCCATCCTCTCCGAGGGCGCGCTGCAGGACGGGCACCGCCTGTGGATCGGTAACCTGGACCCCAAGATCACCGA aTATCACCTCCTCAAACTCCTTCAGAAGTTTGGCAAAGTGAAGCAATTTGACTTTCTCTTCCACAAGTCTGGTGCTCTGGAAGGGCAGCCCAGGGGTTACTGTTTTGTCAACTTTGAAACCAAGCAG AGATATGATCAcaataaaaatgagaagatCCTTCCAATCAGTCTGGAGCCATCTTCCAGCACGGAGCCACCCCAGTCCAACCTAAG tgtCAGTGCAAAAATAAAGGCCATCGAAGCCAAGCTGAAAATGATGGCAGAAAATCCAGACGCAGAATACCCTGCAGCACCTGTTTATTCTTACTTCAAACCACCGGATAAGAAAAGGACTACTCCTtactccagagctgcctggaaatCCAGAAGATGA